In Pectinophora gossypiella chromosome 5, ilPecGoss1.1, whole genome shotgun sequence, a genomic segment contains:
- the LOC126367130 gene encoding transcription elongation factor 1 homolog, with product MGRRKSKRKPPPKRKAIEPLDQQFNCPFCNHEKSCEVKMDRARNTARIQCRVCLEDFQTTTNVLSEAIDVYNDWVDACENAN from the exons ATGGGTCGCCGCAAATCTAAAAGAAAGCCTCCACCAAAACGAAAAGCTATAGAACCGCTGGATCAACAGTTTAACTGTCCCTTTTGTAACCACGAAAAGTCCTGTGAAGTGAAAAT GGATCGAGCAAGGAACACAGCCCGAATACAGTGTCGAGTGTGCTTAGAAGACTTCCAGACCACAACAAATGTTTTATCAGAAGCCATTGATGTATATAATGACTGGGTGGATGCTTGTGAGAATGCCAACTAA